The following are encoded in a window of Castanea sativa cultivar Marrone di Chiusa Pesio chromosome 9, ASM4071231v1 genomic DNA:
- the LOC142609680 gene encoding uncharacterized protein LOC142609680, which translates to MATSGSLYRKTTQFSQTLIRTFSTTPKPSHHNHHQQSHEFLESHSYVGSWWHSDPPRDPKAAERRLAMLRRDYAKQVKLVRKEYIREVELMRLEQQRKDEARREALRLANEEKKKLKAEAAKLRAHERELAEKEFRQTLLKERAEKLENWRMKETKREEKKKEKKELLHRKSSLWIDESELEKKILEAIVDTTPL; encoded by the exons ATGGCCACTTCTGGCTCCTTGTACCGCAAAACCACCCAATTCTCCCAAACCCTTATTCGCACCTTCTCTACCACCCCCAAACCCTCGcatcacaaccaccaccaacagAGCCACGAGTTCCTCGAGTCCCATTCCTATGTCGGTAGCTGGTGGCACTCCGATCCGCCACGGGACCCCAAGGCCGCCGAGCGCAGGCTCGCTATGCTCCGCCGCGACTACGCCAAACAGGTCAAGCTTGTCCGCAAGGAGTACATTCGCGAGGTCGAGCTCATGCGCCTCGAGCAGCAGCGCAAGGACGAGGCCAGGAGAGAGGCACTTCGGTTAGCcaatgaggaaaagaaaaagctCAAAGCCGAGGCCGCTAAGCTCCGAGCTCATGAGCGCGAGCTCGCCGAGAAAGAGTTCCGCCAAACTCTA TTGAAGGAAAGAGCTGAGAAGCTTGAGAATTGGAGgatgaaagaaacaaagagggaagagaagaagaaagagaagaaagagttGCTACACCGGAAGAGTTCCTTGTGGATCGATGAATCTGAATTGGAAAAGAAGATACTCGAGGCTATTGTTGATACTACACCTCTCTGA
- the LOC142609883 gene encoding UDP-glycosyltransferase 73C25-like produces the protein MEQTLSLSPPIAMASQAHQIHFVLFPLMAQGHMIPMMDVARLLAQQGVIITVITTPHNASRFKAILARAVDSGLQINVIQLEFPSDEAGLPEGCENIDMLPSPDLIFNFFTATSMLQQPVEKLFEKLTPRPRCIISDMTLPWTVNLASKFHIPRISFHGTCCFCLFCLRSLHISKLLESISSETEYFVVPGLPDQIEIKVTKAQLPGALVTSLKDFNVQMMEAEMASYGIIMNTFEELEPWYIKEYKKARMDKVWCVGPVSLCNKNDLDKAQRGNKASIDEHQCMKWLDSREPNSVVYACLGSLCNLISSQLIELGLALEASKRPFIWVIKGGDKLQELENWIAEDQFEERIKGRGLIIRGWAPQVLILSHPAIGGFLTHCGWNSTLEGICAGIQMLTWPLFADQFLNEKLVVQVLKIGFRIGVEDPLKWGEEEEIGVLAKKEDIKMAIDRLMDEGEEREARQKRAKELSQMAKGALEEGGSSDVNIKLLIQHIMEQASGGNPN, from the coding sequence ATGGAACAAACTCTCAGTCTATCCCCCCCAATTGCCATGGCTTCCCAAGCCCACCAGATTCACTTTGTCTTGTTTCCTTTAATGGCCCAAGGCCACATGATCCCCATGATGGACGTTGCTAGACTGTTAGCTCAACAAGGTGTGATAATCACTGTAATCACAACCCCACATAATGCATCCCGTTTCAAAGCGATTCTTGCTCGTGCTGTTGACTCTGGGCTCCAAATCAACGTAATTCAACTTGAGTTTCCAAGTGATGAAGCAGGATTACCAGAAGGGTGTGAGAATATCGACATGTTGCCTTCACCAGACCTGATCTTTAATTTCTTCACTGCAACTAGCATGCTACAACAGCCAGTTGAGAAATTGTTTGAAAAGTTGACACCTCGGCCAAGATGCATCATCTCTGACATGACTTTGCCATGGACAGTGAATCTTGCAAGCAAGTTTCATATTCCAAGGATTTCTTTCCATGGAACGTGTTGCTTCTGTCTCTTTTGCTTGCGTAGTTTGCACATTTCCAAGCTTCTTGAGAGTATATCCTCTGAAACTGAGTACTTTGTTGTACCTGGCTTGCCTGACCAGATTGAAATTAAGGTAACAAAAGCCCAATTACCGGGAGCCCTCGTTACAAGTCTGAAAGATTTTAACGTACAAATGATGGAAGCTGAAATGGCATCCTATGGGATAATTATGAATACATTTGAAGAGCTGGAGCCTTGGTATATCAAAGAGTACAAGAAGGCAAGAATGGACAAAGTTTGGTGTGTTGGCCCTGTCTCACTATGCAACAAAAACGACTTGGATAAGGCTCAGAGAGGGAACAAGGCCTCAATTGATGAGCACCAGTGCATGAAATGGCTTGATTCAAGGGAACCAAACTCTGTAGTCTATGCTTGCCTTGGAAGCCTTTGCAATCTAATATCTTCCCAATTGATAGAGCTTGGGTTGGCCTTAGAAGCATCAAAAAGACCATTCATTTGGGTTATAAAGGGGGGAGATAAGTTGCAAGAATTGGAAAATTGGATTGCAGAAGACCAATTTGAGGAAAGGATCAAAGGAAGAGGCCTTATTATTCGAGGTTGGGCTCCGCAAGTACTTATATTGTCACATCCTGCTATTGGAGGGTTCCTAACACATTGTGGTTGGAATTCAACTTTAGAGGGGATATGTGCAGGCATTCAAATGCTTACTTGGCCCTTATTTGCAGACCAATTTTTGAATGAGAAACTTGTTGTACAAGTACTAAAAATTGGTTTTAGGATTGGGGTTGAGGATCCTTTGAAGtggggggaggaggaggagattGGTGTGTTGGCGAAAAAGGAAGACATTAAGATGGCCATAGATAGGCTGATGGATGAAGGAGAGGAAAGAGAAGCAAGACAAAAAAGAGCCAAAGAGCTCAGTCAGATGGCAAAGGGAGCTTTGGAAGAAGGGGGGTCTTCTGATGTCAACATAAAACTTCTAATCCAACATATCATGGAACAAGCAAGTGGTGGAAATCCAAACTAA
- the LOC142611001 gene encoding UDP-glycosyltransferase 73C11-like: protein MCRSLNLSTSRYMPMASQSQPLHFILFPLMAQGHMIPMIDIAKLLAQRGVVVTVITTTHNEARFETCLARAIESGLQIRVIPLRFPCEEAGIPEGCDNLDKLPSLELGTNFFTSTCMLHQPVEDLFEKLTPQPSCIISDMCLPWTSDIARKFHIPRISFLGGSCFCLLCFHNLRVHKAQEKVSSESEYFVVPGLPDHVEFTTSQLPFPRESRMKKLSEQIAAADLASYGVIVNSFEELESAYVEEYKKVWEDRVWCVGPVSLCNKERLDMIERGNKASIEEYQCMRWLDSQEPYSVVYVSLGSLCNLTPSQLIELGLGLEASNRPFIWAIRDGNESKELEKWVLEQRFEERIKGRGLLIWGWAPQLLILSNPSVGGFLTHCGWNSTIETICAGVPMLTWPLYGDQFINEKLIVQVLKIGVRVGVEDPLQWGEENKIGVLMKKEDVKGAIDKLMDEGEEREERRKRTRELGEIAKRAVELGGSSYLNLRLLIQDISNKQNMANQLNTLL, encoded by the coding sequence atgTGTCGGTCACTTAATTTGTCTACCTCTAGATACATGCCCATGGCTTCTCAATCCCAACCGCTTCACTTTATTTTGTTTCCTCTTATGGCCCAAGGCCACATGATTCCTATGATAGACATTGCCAAATTGTTGGCACAAAGGGGTGTGGTTGTCACTGTGATCACCACAACACATAACGAAGCCCGTTTCGAAACATGTTTAGCTCGTGCTATTGAATCCGGGCTCCAAATCCGAGTGATCCCACTTCGATTTCCATGTGAAGAGGCAGGAATACCAGAAGGGTGCGACAATCTTGACAAGCTGCCTTCATTAGAGTTGGGCACGAATTTCTTCACTTCAACATGCATGCTACATCAGCCAGTGGAAGATTTGTTTGAGAAGCTGACACCACAGCCAAGCTGCATAATCTCCGACATGTGCTTGCCGTGGACAAGTGATATTGCTCGCAAATTTCACATTCCAAGGATTTCTTTCCTCGGAGGAAGTTGCTTTTGTCTCTTGTGCTTTCACAATTTACGTGTTCACAAGGCTCAAGAGAAGGTATCCTCCGAGTCAGAGTATTTTGTCGTGCCTGGCTTGCCTGACCATGTTGAATTTACTACATCCCAACTACCTTTTCCTAGAGAGTCAAGAATGAAGAAACTTAGTGAGCAAATAGCAGCAGCTGACTTAGCCTCATATGGGGTCATTGTAAATAGTTTCGAAGAGTTGGAGTCAGCATATGTCGAAGAATACAAGAAAGTATGGGAAGATAGAGTCTGGTGTGTTGGCCCTGTTTCACTTTGCAATAAGGAGCGCTTAGATATGATTGAGAGAGGTAACAAGGCCTCTATTGAAGAGTATCAATGTATGAGGTGGCTTGATTCTCAGGAGCCCTATTCTGTAGTCTATGTCTCCCTTGGAAGCCTATGTAATCTAACACCTTCGCAATTGATAGAGCTTGGGTTGGGTTTAGAAGCGTCAAACAGACCATTCATTTGGGCTATAAGGGATGGAAATGAGTCAAAAGAATTGGAAAAGTGGGTTTTAGAACAGAGGTTTGAAGAAAGGATCAAAGGGAGAGGCCTTTTGATTTGGGGTTGGGCTCCACAGTTACTCATATTATCAAATCCTTCAGTTGGAGGGTTCTTAACACATTGTGGTTGGAATTCAACCATAGAAACAATATGTGCTGGGGTGCCAATGCTAACTTGGCCACTATATGGAGACCAGTTTATCAATGAGAAATTGATAGTGCAAGTACTAAAAATTGGTGTGAGGGTTGGGGTGGAGGATCCTTTACAGTGGGGTGAGGAGAACAAGATTGGGGTGTTGATGAAGAAGGAAGATGTTAAGGGGGCCATAGACAAGCTAATGGATGAAggagaggaaagagaggagAGAAGGAAAAGGACTAGAGAGCTTGGGGAGATTGCGAAGAGAGCTGTTGAATTGGGGGGATCTTCTTACTTGAACTTGAGACTGCTAATTCAAGATATAAGCAACAAGCAGAATATGGCAAATCAGCTTAACACACTTCTATAA